The Deinococcus wulumuqiensis R12 genome has a window encoding:
- a CDS encoding ABC transporter ATP-binding protein — protein MIQVHHLHKRFARKVAVEDVSFTIPRGEIVGYLGPNGAGKSTTIKVLTGLLVPDSGAVTVGGLVPWKQRRQHVARLGAVFGQRTTLWWDLPVQESLALLRHIYRVPAGRFAENLAHFTELLELGPFLGTPARSLSLGQRMRADLAAALLHDPELLFLDEPTVGLDVVAKERIREFVRAVNAERGVTVLLTTHDLGDVERLSRRVMMIDVGRLLFDGPLAQLQAQYGGERELWVEFEQTPARSDVAGLRVLASCGPRLRYGFRGPAAEPIARVTALAPVRDITVREPDIEATIRRIYEGGLLHTPS, from the coding sequence ATGATTCAAGTCCACCATCTCCACAAACGATTCGCCCGCAAAGTTGCCGTCGAGGACGTTTCCTTCACCATCCCACGCGGCGAAATCGTGGGGTATCTGGGGCCGAACGGGGCGGGGAAATCCACCACCATCAAGGTGTTGACGGGGCTGCTGGTGCCCGATTCCGGCGCGGTGACGGTGGGCGGGCTGGTGCCCTGGAAACAGAGGCGGCAGCATGTGGCGCGGCTGGGCGCGGTGTTCGGGCAGCGCACGACGCTGTGGTGGGACCTGCCCGTTCAGGAGTCGCTGGCGCTTTTGCGACACATTTACCGCGTGCCCGCTGGCCGCTTTGCCGAGAATCTGGCGCACTTTACCGAACTGCTGGAGCTGGGGCCGTTTCTGGGCACGCCTGCCCGCTCGCTTTCGCTGGGCCAGCGGATGCGGGCCGACCTCGCCGCCGCGCTGCTGCACGACCCCGAACTGCTCTTTTTAGACGAACCGACGGTGGGGCTGGACGTGGTCGCCAAGGAGCGCATCCGCGAGTTCGTCCGGGCGGTCAATGCCGAGCGCGGCGTGACCGTGCTGCTCACCACCCACGACCTCGGGGACGTGGAGCGGCTCTCGCGGCGGGTGATGATGATCGACGTGGGGCGGCTGCTGTTCGACGGGCCGCTGGCGCAGTTGCAAGCGCAGTACGGCGGCGAGCGTGAGCTGTGGGTGGAGTTCGAGCAAACCCCCGCCCGTTCCGATGTGGCCGGGTTGCGGGTGCTCGCCAGTTGCGGCCCCCGCCTCCGCTACGGCTTTCGTGGGCCAGCAGCGGAGCCGATTGCGCGGGTCACGGCGCTGGCCCCCGTGCGCGACATCACGGTGCGGGAGCCGGACATAGAGGCCACCATTCGGCGGATTTACGAGGGCGGACTGCTTCACACGCCGTCGTAG
- a CDS encoding diphthine--ammonia ligase, with the protein MSTPVAPLFLTSWSGGKDSALAYWHACRTGRPLALISMLNETGERSGAHGLRPEIFEAQAAALGVPLWQGRAGWTGYEEAFSALLRRGREAGATEVVFGDIDLAEHRAWEERVCGAAGLTVHLPLWERPRRELVEEGLRLGLRAMIVAVRDASLPADLLGRTLDAPLLGELERLGADPCGENGEYHTVLYAHPLFSAPLRLQPGATSRSGEGDWAMTTLEVKLSQLPFSGAGPGFRSR; encoded by the coding sequence ATGTCCACACCCGTTGCGCCCCTTTTTCTGACCTCCTGGAGCGGCGGCAAAGACAGCGCCCTCGCCTACTGGCACGCCTGCCGGACTGGGCGGCCCCTCGCGCTCATCAGCATGCTCAACGAGACGGGAGAACGCTCCGGGGCACACGGTCTGCGGCCCGAAATCTTCGAAGCGCAGGCGGCGGCCCTCGGCGTTCCGCTGTGGCAGGGGCGCGCGGGCTGGACGGGCTACGAGGAGGCATTTTCGGCGCTGCTGCGGCGGGGCCGGGAAGCAGGCGCCACCGAGGTCGTGTTTGGCGACATAGACCTCGCCGAGCACCGCGCCTGGGAGGAACGGGTCTGCGGGGCCGCTGGACTCACCGTCCATCTGCCGCTGTGGGAACGCCCACGCCGCGAACTGGTGGAAGAAGGGCTGCGCCTCGGCCTGCGGGCCATGATTGTCGCCGTGCGGGACGCTTCCCTGCCCGCCGACCTGCTGGGCCGCACGCTGGACGCGCCGCTGCTGGGCGAACTCGAACGCCTGGGGGCCGACCCCTGCGGCGAGAACGGCGAGTACCACACGGTTCTCTATGCCCACCCGCTGTTCAGCGCCCCGCTGCGGCTCCAGCCTGGGGCCACCTCGCGCAGCGGCGAAGGCGACTGGGCCATGACCACGCTGGAGGTGAAGCTGAGCCAGCTGCCGTTCTCCGGTGCTGGCCCAGGGTTCAGGAGTCGGTAG